In a single window of the Blattabacterium cuenoti genome:
- a CDS encoding iron-sulfur cluster assembly protein encodes MKNEQIDSSLNLEERIISVLKNIYDPEISVDIYELGLIYDIQISGEKKVKIVMTLTTPNCPVAESLPLEVKDKVQSIQEIKEVDVVLTFDPPWSREFMSEEARLELGLL; translated from the coding sequence ATGAAAAATGAACAAATAGATTCTTCTTTAAATTTAGAAGAACGTATTATTTCTGTATTAAAAAATATATATGATCCAGAAATTTCAGTAGATATTTATGAATTAGGTCTGATTTATGATATTCAAATTTCAGGAGAAAAAAAAGTTAAAATAGTAATGACTTTAACTACGCCTAATTGTCCAGTAGCAGAAAGCTTACCTTTAGAAGTCAAAGATAAAGTTCAATCTATACAAGAAATAAAAGAAGTAGATGTAGTTTTAACATTTGATCCACCTTGGAGTAGGGAATTTATGAGTGAAGAGGCTCGTTTAGAATTAGGATTATTATAA